A stretch of DNA from Microbacterium croceum:
CAGCCGAAGCTAGACGAGGATAATTTGGCATTTGACAAGTGCACGCTGTTGAGTTCTCAAGGATCGGATGCTCCCACGACCCAGTCATCACAACCAGGCCCGAAGGGCAACTTCTCTATCTTATCCGTATCTTCCGGGCTGTCAAACCGACACGCCGAAAGGCTCGGAACCAGATCTGCAGCTCGGGGCTCAAGGCCTCCGAGGCAACTTCACTAGCTTATCCGTTCCGTCCTCGCTGTCAAACTGACAGCTGATCCGGTGTGGATGCCCCAGGTCAGACAGAAGTGTGTCTGCGATCTTCTCCGAGGAGCTGATCGAGTGGGGGTGGCTCTCCGCTTGAGGGGGGTGAGGCTCTCGGCCTCTCCGCTTCCCTGTGGGGCGAACAAGTAATAAGTTACGCGGATCCCGGGGAACCGGCAAATCCGCCTCCACCGCCGGGCGTGTCGCCCGCGTTCCCGGCATCACTGCAGGTGGCTCGCGCACGCGAAGGGAAGCAGATCCGCGTCCGTCTGCACGCACGCACCCACGCACCCACGCACCCACGCACCCACGCACCCACGCACCCACGCACGGGAGGGTTATCCACGGCAGTCCCACCTGGGTGGGAGTCCCACCCACGGTTAGGATGGCCTAAGCACCCGAAGGAAGGATGCTCACCATGGGCTTCATCACCTCCGCCGCGCTGGCCGCGACCGGCTACGTGGTCCTCGATGACCACGACCAGGCGGCTGACCCTCCCGAATGGCTCGACCTCGAGTACGTCGGTTGGCGTTCGTCGGGCATCACCCGCTTCGCTCCCCTCTCCAGCTACGCCGGGGACATCGAGTGCAACGGATTCTGGAACCACACCCCGCCGCGCACCGACAAGAACGGCGTATGGGTGCCGTCTCAGGTCGCCATCGCCCCGGTGCTGCAGGCACGCGCGCTGGAGCCCGGCGCCATGGTCGGGCGCTGCCGCGTGATCGAGCTGCAACCGAACGAGTATGCGGATGCCATCTACAACCTCCACCAAGACGACAACAACCGCCTCAACGAGGAGGGCACGGGCTGGGTGGTGCGCGGGTACTACAACCTGACGGATGATCCTGACTCGATACTCATCCTGCGCTCGGACCGCTTCGATCCGGCGACCGAGATCCGCCTGCCGCTACGCGCGGGCGCACGCATCATCGTCGACACGCAGCGCTTCTGGCACGCGGTCTGGCACCGGGGCACCGCCCCGCGCTATGCACTCATCACGTCCTGGACCTCGGGGCCCGAGCTCGACGCGTACATCACCGCGAACCACGGCGATCCGCATCCGCCGACCGTCGAACTCGACGCGCAGTTCGTCGACGACGCCCAGGTCGAGTTGCATCGACGTATCGAGGAGCGTCGCCGTGCCTTCGAGGCGCAGGGCATCGTGATGGAACCCCCCACTCCGCTCTACGGGTGAGCGCCACGCGCTCCTCTTTCCAGTCACGCGCAGCTGCGCGGTGAGGGGTCACGACACGCCCCACACCGCAACACGCCCGCGGCGTGTCTTGACCCCTCACGGACGTGCGAAGCGGACGGGTCACACCGTGCGGCCGGCCTCGATCCGCACCACACGGTCGACGGTTCCGACCGGAGGCGCGACGTGCGAGATGAGCAGCACCGACTGCGGGCCTGTCGCCTCGAGCAGGTCGCGCAACAGGGCATCGGACGCCGCGGGGTCGACGCCCGCTGTCGGCTCGTCGAGCACCAGCACGGGGAACCCGCGCAACAGTGCGCGCGCCAACGCGATGCGCTGCGCCTGGCCGCCCGACACCAGCGCTCCCCGGTCGCCGACGCGCGCGTCCAATCCGCCGCGTTCGCGCACCCACTCCCCCAGGCCGACGCGGTCGAGCACGTCCTCCAACTCCGTGTCACTCGCGGTGTCGCGCGCGAACAGCAGGTTCTGGCGGATGTCCTCGTCGAACAGCTGAGGGCTCTGCTCGCACAGGCCGATCGTGCGTCGCAGCGCCGGCCCCGACAGCTCCTCGGCGCTCACTCCGTCGAGCGTGTACTCGCCCTCGACGCGCAGGAACCCGACGAGCGCCGCCGCGAGCGAGCTCTTGCCGGCACCGCTCGGACCTGCGACCAGCACCCGTTCGCCCGGACGTAGATCGAGGTCGACACCGCGCAGCCCCGCGGCTCCGCCCGGCCAGGTGGCCCGCACATCCCGCAACCGCAGCGTCGGCGTTCCCTCGACGACAGCATCCGCGCCCTCATCGCTGCGCAGCTGCTCCGGCATCCGTTCGGGCAGCACGTCGACGATACGCTCGGCGCTCGCGCGCACGCTGCGCCACGACGCAGCCGCGATCGGCACCGCTCCGAACACCTCGAAAACGACCATCGGCACCAGCACGGCCACGGCCAGCCAGGGTCCGTCGATCGCACCGGTCGCCAGTCCCGGGGATGCCGCGGCGAGCGCCCAGACCGATGCCGCTCCCGCCACGGCCGAGACCACGCCTGCGGCCACCGCCTGCGCGAGCGACGCTCTGCCGACGACCCGGCGCAGGGCGGCGTCGGCCGCGGTGATCCGAGCGCGGGCCTGTTCCTCGGCACCGTAGGCGAGCAGCACGTCGAGGCTTCCGAGATAGTCGACGAGCGCGGCCGACAGCTCGGCCCGGCGCGCGGAGACGAGCGCCTCCGCCCGCGAGCCGAACAGCCACCCCATCCCCACGGCGGCCGCAGCGGCGATCAGCAGACAGGCGGCGAGCGTCAGCGCGGCCGGCGGAGACACGAAGGCGACGAACCCGACCGCTCCGACCGCGACCAGACCCGACACCGCGAGCGGCTGCACCACCCGCAACGGCAGGTTCTGCAGATTGTCGACGTCGTCGACCAGGGCCGACAGCACATGGCCGCGGTCGGTCGCGCCGAGACCGGCCGGCGAGAGCGGGATGAGCCGGCGCACCATGTCGGCGCGGGTCGTGGCGAGCTGACGCAGCGCGGCGTCGTGTCCGCTCAGCCGCTCGAGGTACCGCAGCACGGCACGCGAGACCGCGAAGAAGCGCACGCCGACGACCGCGATCGACAGCGGCACGAGCGAGTCGACGATCGAGGCGCTCACGATCAGCCATCCGCTCACCGCGAGCAGGCTGACCGCGGCACCGGCGGACAGCGCACCCCACAGCAGTCCGGGGAGGAAGCGCCGCACCGGCGGCTGGGCGAGCCGCAGCACCGCACCCACCCGTGCACGGCGGGATTCGACCACGCTCATGCCCTCACCCCCAGCGCGACGACCTGGTCGGCGATCTCTCGCGCGGAACGGCGGTGCGAGACGAGCAGGATCAGCGCACCGGCATCCGCCCGTTCCCGCAGCGCCGCCCACAGCCGTGCCTCGGTGTCGACGTCGAGGGCGCTGGACGGTTCGTCGAGCGCGAGCACGCGCCGGGGATCGTGCGCGTGCCGATACAGGGCCCTGGCGACGGCGACCCGCTGCG
This window harbors:
- the cydC gene encoding thiol reductant ABC exporter subunit CydC, with amino-acid sequence MSVVESRRARVGAVLRLAQPPVRRFLPGLLWGALSAGAAVSLLAVSGWLIVSASIVDSLVPLSIAVVGVRFFAVSRAVLRYLERLSGHDAALRQLATTRADMVRRLIPLSPAGLGATDRGHVLSALVDDVDNLQNLPLRVVQPLAVSGLVAVGAVGFVAFVSPPAALTLAACLLIAAAAAVGMGWLFGSRAEALVSARRAELSAALVDYLGSLDVLLAYGAEEQARARITAADAALRRVVGRASLAQAVAAGVVSAVAGAASVWALAAASPGLATGAIDGPWLAVAVLVPMVVFEVFGAVPIAAASWRSVRASAERIVDVLPERMPEQLRSDEGADAVVEGTPTLRLRDVRATWPGGAAGLRGVDLDLRPGERVLVAGPSGAGKSSLAAALVGFLRVEGEYTLDGVSAEELSGPALRRTIGLCEQSPQLFDEDIRQNLLFARDTASDTELEDVLDRVGLGEWVRERGGLDARVGDRGALVSGGQAQRIALARALLRGFPVLVLDEPTAGVDPAASDALLRDLLEATGPQSVLLISHVAPPVGTVDRVVRIEAGRTV